The genomic DNA CAGCTAAAAAGCCAGAACATTTACCAATTAACAGATAATTGATACATCATTTATTCAAACACACTTGTTTGTCTTCACAGCAGGAAATTGTCTAATTACCACAATATTGTAGAAGACTGACCAGAAATGACCAGCTGTGGGCTATGACTCTACTATAGATTGCAAAATactgttaaatataaataaatagattgtTAACAGAATCAGTGGTAATCTCTGCCTTTAGacttttttaattaatagtCTTGATACAAGGAAATAGTTTAGTATTTGTGGTTATagtgttttatttatatgaacAAATATCACTAAATATAAGATTATAAGTAAAATGGATAGAAATAAGAAATGACTgatgttttttaaaagaattatccCATTTTCAAAAGCTGGAATGAAACTTAAAAGATATTGAATGCAATTATTCTTCACCAATTGCGTAATCTAAAAATGACGTTTAAAATTATCAGCCAtgagttttgaaaatttaaaaggttGATTAAAAAAACCTGACATTCTTAATACATATCCCGTTTAATTAACTATTTGTCTAGCCTGCAACTAGATCTGCCAGAGCTAGACATACCTTTATATATAGCAATCCTTTGCAGTGGTGAATCCAGGGGGGGgctgggggttggaaccccccctttttttggccgatcaatgcatttgaataggagcatatagttggacccccccccccccccctttactctgggttTGGAActtcccctttttaaaatggttgaATCCGCCACTGCTTTGCTCTAGTatcatcaacattttaaaagttttgttaaatctTCATGGAATTCTGCTTTACTAACAGACACTTCTtctaaacaaaaaaaagcatGTAGAGATGTTCATTCTTTTTTCGCTATTTCATTCATATATTGGACCATGGAAAGAAAGGAATATATAGTACTACGACAAGTGGACTaagtttatttttcacttaaaCATTGTATACAaaactaatttttcaaaatactaaggatttttttattccaGGAATAGATTGTGTTACCATAGCTGTTTTTGGTGAAATTTAAAGCTCTTAAAATTTTTTGGGTAaatcaacttcatactttataaattataaggtcttttattaaactttttgattCAAGCATCACGGTTAAgtcttttttgtatatatagaaCACTATCTGGTGAACACAATTTTAAGCCTGGTATCTGGACCATAATGTGTTTCTTAAACAGTCTGGGGTTAAgcctttttttaaacttcaataaCTTTGTCAAACATACAAGAATAATTGATACGTTGATTGATGTCTTATGCCACTCCAGCACTATTGATATTTTGTGGGCCTGactgtcagtttttattggttgagTAAGCCTAGTAAAACCATGACATTGCCTTTGGTAAGAAACAATCTCAGTGAAAAAGATTGAAGTTGAGGGCACTTCTTTGTGCAGGATTTAAGTCGCATAGTTAATAGGCCAatgcagtggcagatccagaactttcTCTAAAATGGTGTCGTGGGCTGcctcagtgattccctatacaAGTAACATAATTTTTTCCCACAACAAGGGTTTCTCTTCCTGTGTATCCCCctattaaataaaatgagtCAAAACAAAGACAGAAGCTTCTCCGAAAATAAGTAAGGATTATTATaggatcatatatatatatttatatataatcttgagatacatgtatttctagCAATCACCAAATTAAAGgaattttacaaaacatgtgGAATTCATTTAATATTGCTCTACCAAAAGAATCCTTCAGGAGATGACACCTTGTGATATGAAACTTAATTCAAGAATCTTAATGGAATGCTGTCCATGTGTtcacaaataaataatgtaCAGTATAATTGAATTGACCTCAAGTCCTGATAATGGCACAATGGCACAGTAGGGgtcaatttgttcatcatgtatttacatgatttatagGCTTATCTAtaaaagaatatttgtttttgatctcATCAGGAAGCTTTGACCATAAGGATGTGAAAACTAactataaattgtttataactgTAGAGGATAAGCAGTAAAATTTCCATTCAactagtaaataaaataaatacatgtactagtatataaatttatctttgttgaaaccatatatacaaatatacaaatttaataaCCATGcagtaatgaaaaaaacaactttaaaccTTTCAAATTTGGATACACGAATCTGTTATAAAGCTGGTTATTTATTAATGagtgttttataatatatatgaaaaaccTTCAGtcttcactttaaaaaaatctgtatgtgcaaattttattaattcagCAGTCAGGGTTTACTCTTTAGTAGATTTTGTTTTGACCAAATTCAAGAAAAGGTCCAATTGACATTTTACAATCATTACCCATTTAAACGATAACCATCAAGGACATACTTTATTCTCTTTCAAAGcttcaaacaaaacataaattatttgaaagaaaataaataggGGAAGGAGTTCCAagataaaatttcaattaataaaacttattatttaacataaatttgaaacatatttcTCCACAGCTTAAATAATGTACAAGTAGATTCCCTTATCTAACATATGTCTAATCAAAAcaagttttatatttcaaacacTTGGGCAGAGAggttatgtttaaatatatcatcTATCATGAATCTTAAGAGGACACacacaattttgtaaatctataaaTTCATAAGAGGGACAGGCAACAGTGGAGCAAATCTCTGTAAAATTTGAcaacaaaagggggggggggagttgTGGATTAGTCCATGGTGCTCCCTTAAGAATgtaaattacttttttaaaagggGCTTTTAAGCTAATTTTACACCTtcctctttatatatatatatatttaataggTTTCTTAAAATCCCAgctatttcatttcattaaaaCTTATTGCCCTTATGGGAACTTTTTTAATTTCCcctatgtatacatgtacatcaaataatttttctatTCGTTATCATCACTGACATTAACACCTTCACAAGAGTTTTTCatgtcatttataatattttcctCAATTTCCTCATCAGTTGATTCTTGAGAAAACAGAAATGTATTTGAGTCCTCTGCTTCTTTTTCTTCCAAAGACTGGAGAATTTGACTTAATTCCAGAATTTTCACCCCACAAGCCTTCCTTAATGCATCAGTGGCTTTCTGAAGCTCATGCTGCATTTTTACGAGCTCCTCTTCATTCTGAGTTATTCTGGAGAACTTTTCCTGTTCACTTGAATAGGAAGTTTCTTTTGCCATCTTAATCCTGTGTAGCTGGACTTTTATGTCGCTCTGGGCTCTATTCAATCTCTCtgaatctttttttattgtcttagtttgtttttcattatatttagaGCCTCTGTTTTCTAGTGCCTTCATCAATGAGTCAACCTGTATAATGTCTATCTTTGCATCTATTGCACTAAAATGGTCCCATGAAACTTCTGCCATTCCCATTATAATTGTCTTGTTTTTAGCTCTTATATTAGGATCTTTCATGAGTTCTCTCAGTTTATTGTtcataaattccattttttttcttcttagcCCATACACTTTTTTTACCTCCACTTCTGTATACAGATGGATTTTCTTTGATTCCAATATCTTGTCTGGATTAATTGGAGAAACCAACcaattttttaaactgaaaattaacaagtttataatataatacaaactagacaattaaaatataaaacatcatgctgtcgtttgttgatgtagtTCAAaagtttcttcttttttatatagattagactgttagtcaaaggctctgtgttgaagactatACTTTGGACCTATGAaggttttcttttacaaattgtgacttagatggagagttgtctcattgtcactcataccacatcttcttatatttattaaagattGTATACACATGGTATTATATATAATGGACCAAACATGATAAGATAAAGTTATttcttttagatatatatatattaacatgcaAATTACCAAAAAGGAAAAGgaccaacaaaaaacaataattcgCGAAACACAAGTACAagtatagaaaactaaagaaagaTCCAGGTGGGGGGTTCCAGGGATtgaacccccccctttttttggccgatcaatgcatttgaatggggacatatagttggaaccccaacttcgtcctgggttgggaacttctcctttttttaaaatggctggatcctcCCCTGCTTAGCAAAAAGTgtgaatgaaatttcaaaatgtaatcTTATACACCATATTATATATTTGCTAAAGACAGATGTAtatttatactgcaactagttgtgtttattCCATAAATAGTCACACAGCTATATTTtttgcaatgtcaatttcatcatacATATGTGACACTTTTTCCAGTCATGGGTTTATTAAGGgatgaaaaaagtttgaaattgtGTTCCAATATAAATAGCTATCAGTTGCAACACAAAACTTGTGAAAAGCTTGGTAGAACCTAGCCCTTCATCAGTTTCCCAGCCTCATAccaaaaagtttatatttttctgacactGACctaatattgtacatgtacatatatatgtataattagAGAAAAACTTTACCTTGAGCTTGGTGTGCTGCTTGTACTTCCAGACTGCTTTTTAGGTGTACAGGAAAATTCATCTTCTTCAACTGAAACGAAATAAATAGATTTGTACTTGATGTACTAAACAAAAGCTTGATCTTTTAAAGCAATGAATTAACAATGAAGTTTTTAGAAATTTGTGGAGTGAAACCATTTAttgataatatacatgtattgttattACTTACATTGAACATCAAGTCTTCTCTTAGAGGGTGGTTCATTGGATCTTGGTTTAGGCTCACTTAGTTTTGGCATTTCAATGTCAACAACTGTATCAATTCTATCCTGATGAAATTCTGTCTTGGATTTGTTGGCAACATCTATTATCCTATTCTCCactaaaaatacatttaaaaaatgacaagaTATCAAATCAGCTCCAAGCTTATaactgtatatattttataatagtaAATCAAATGCTTGTTTGTCACTTAGTTGTATCATTCTACTTTTAATTATTATGagaaacatatatatgcatGCTTACGGGGAAAGAGTGAGGGGTTTTCACATGAGAAAACttggttgatatatatatttctgatagttttCCTGACCTTTAGGTGTCttaccaccaattactccctcaaatttaaaacatatgtaaaagTAGGCCTActtggacaaaaaatagtgcatttgatgtcattgttcacctaaactaaccaacaaatttgcagaattgaactttttttgaaagagaaatatattaagaccattttgagcctAATTATACTTAAggcaaaatatttagaaagctgtgaaaattgcaaaatttggttgaacagatagggacttttaattggtggtatgacacctatatacatattttctccccccttttttccccCTAAGTATGTATGAACATGTaataacatgtatcaatagatacatCATACATATATGTAACAGTGAATTTATAGGAAAGAGATACATGTAAGTTTCTCGTAAATTTAATGATTATCTATAattattaagtttcatttaattatGCATATAATTACTAGAAAAAATGTCAGGGATTATACATAATAACTGGAATGAAgagataataaataaaagtagaataatttattctataaaatgatgtttaaaaatcttaaacacATGCAGTAATCCAATGCCTTTTGTGTGAAGGTATGGATAGGATCCCTCATTTCTTTATCCtttattatttaatcatttttttgtatacaaatttttaattaaatttgccAATTATTCtcttatctgtttatttttgcaCACAATTACTGCCTATTCTtatttttggtctgtttttcgtctattctttatattttagcactTTATTTTGCACGGTTTGccaattattctctattctgtaaaccatAAGGATACTTTACTATGAACATTTGCTCTGCTGAGCCTTTTTTAGTAGCCTTTATTTGCTTAGTTTGAATTCctagtacaaatgtattcaCTAACTTTCATCCCTTTAGtgtaattgaaaattacatGACCTGTGTAATTAAGTTCATATGGTTTAACATAGTTCAATCAAATATCACCAGAAAAACTGCTCATTTGAATACGAATTTTTAAATGACAGGAAATGAAAGCTGTCTTCTTAGACCATAAAGAACTTATTCATATGGTTCCTTTATATGTATTTGAGTTATTTTTGCCAAATgcagaatatttgttttaatgataatCCTTGATAGTATTTCAGAGAATTTGTACAATTACTTTTTAGATAATTCTCAGTGACTATCTAAAATCAGATCATTTTCAGGgaatttatatataatcatttatGACTTTAGTGATTACAAGTATGCAAAATCCCTGAAAAATCAGTCAGTATGCATAATCTctgatttacatacatgtatataccgactatgaaatacatgtttaaatcatggagtatgttaaaaaatgtctattgtatttaaaaaaaagtttgattatCTACTTACCCTGCAAAGATTTTCTGGTAACATCTTTGATTGCAGCaagaaactgttttcttttgCCCATTGCCTTCACACCAATTTCCTTAAGATCATCATCTGAAACCTCAGTCAATGccaaaaaacttgaaaattcattttctaGAAACTTTTCTTTCAAACTTCCAAGGTCATATTTTGCAAAGAATTCATCAAAATCTATACACATCTccattttgtttcttgtttcaAAGAATGAATGAAACAGGCTCTTTGCCTTTGATATAAATGACAGATTACTGATGTAACTAATTATACACTAATTAGAAATTCAAACTTTCATTCAAACAACAAGATGTTATCAAAGGGTTCAAGCTAAGTTGTTTGTCCATAACCACAAGGGGTTGACTATAGTTGGTGCCCAAGAGTGATAATTAATAAATCTAAGATCCAAGAAGAGTTTGGAAGCTTCAAgtttcatttacatgtataatatacgGTACATGCATGTAGACCAGTCAAGCATTGTTCAAGAAATTCATCAAGATACTCATCATCAACAATAGATTTATAGTACTGACATCTAGTAAAACTATCTTTCCAGAAATATTAAGTGTTTGGTAAgtacaatttatataattatacatgtagtagaaaaaaatgttgttaacTATTAAATAGGAATCCTATACAGCCAACAAGATGGTATTATAGCAAGAGCAGGGAAAAAAGAAACCCATTATTAATTTTAAcgttgtatttaaaaaaaaatcactgtaaAATACCCATTTGATGCATGTTTGAAATACTTTCATTAAGTACCATCTAATTTATACCATGTTCTTTGGTAATAATGCAAAATGAATGagttttcaataaattaaaattatgttcTTTCAGCAATTTAGTCCAAAAGAACTGGTCTCAGGCAAAAATTATACCCTTATATCAAAAAAGGTTccacacaattattttaaaatataaagttgaaaataCACTTCAAACGCATTTTACATTACAAAGTAAAATGTTACTTGTTTTACTTCTAGATATATATTATCCTGAATGACAAGAACTGTTCGTTTAATGTGCTTGTAGGTACATATTTTGTTCTGACACAGGTGCCTGTGATTTAGCCATATATTCAtctataaacattatttttagggacaattataagtatttaactaaaacttttttttcacttaCTCAAATTTGATCGCAATCTAATTTTTTTGAAGCACACTATCAAATAGTTTAATACTTTCCCCTGTTTTATTAGGAACAATTTTTTCACTTTACCtttggaaatttacttttttcaaaataattaagaataaaaaaacaacatatatgtacatgtaagtgAGCTGTATAAGTGTAATAACTTTTTCACTATATTTCTTCAGGATCTtgtgttttctatattttggtaaaaatctagactttcttttacaaaatatgttttttaatagaaatttcATGAAGAGATCttgaataattaattttttaatggaaaacaaaacactttctataaattttcaagcatttctCCCAGGATTAGAAGGATTAGCTATATAGTAAGCAAGGAAACAGATAAGACGCCCAGTGTGGGAATAATTTATATCTAGACACATAGTGAATTGTTTATCCTTGAAATTCAATCATGAGCACAGCAGGTGCTTTTCTACATTACAGTATGATTATCTTCTAAATCCTGTGGTCAAGATTTCATGCCTCAAAGCCACAACACATGGATCTCAATGTGACTTCAATATATTTACTATCTTTATCAGTCTGTATAACTGCTTTTgcatatactttatatatcatttatttatatcagaAATGAAGATAAATGcgaaaatattattgaaaaaatatgaataaacaaTCATGTAGTAGAACATAAAGTGACCTTATCTCCATGAACAATCTGTTTTAGCTACATGTAACTTTgtacttttacatatataaatatatgccatttaaattatttaaggCTCAAAAATGCATACTGGCTTTTTGGCATGTCAAGGTTGTTACCCCCATGTTCCCTGCCAAGTCATAGTAACTTCAGTTTTTTTACTCATAAGTTAGTTTATTTGCATTATTTATAGAAGTATAAAGGATAAGAcattaaaacaacaatttactAAATTGGGGTGAGGTCACTGTACATTTTGTAGATGCAACTTACTTTGATACATGTGTTGGTATATATTTTGaggccatttttaaaagggtgaattccccaacccaggataaaaaGAGGAGTTTAACTATGTCCCATTATAATCAATGGACAAAAAGGGGGTAGTACCAACCCCTACCCCCTTGATCTCCCACTGATATTTTGATCACACCAGGCTATCAGTAATAAGTTCCATGATATCAATACCATAATTTTCCCTCGAGGTCTGCAGCCTCCACTGATAcaatgttttattgaaaatgattatatatttttagaaaactCATCATAGGTTGGCAAATAGGGTAGGGGATTCAAAAGATCTATTTTGAAAGGGACATATATTGAAGGGGGGCTTGAAAAAAGTATAGAaatatccccccccccttttccctttacatggattttttttttaaagtcaatatacatgtactaattatcatatttgtaaatattgtagAATACATAAAAAGCACAGATGGATCAAtcaagaaatttgttttttgagCAGCTGTTGAAGAAATTTCATATAGCAGGGAAAATTGGATACACCTTTCTTAAACAAGAGGTTGAAagtgaattgaaaaatataagtgATTATGTCCTACCAGATGTAAAGGAAATTGAGTTCAGTAAAACAGATAAAATATCTTTGGAGTTATATCCGAGTGATGATCCACTATGTACAGGTTTTGAACCAACTCCAGTGTATGGTGATGGAAACTGTTTGTGTAGGAGTGGTTCCATGTATGTTTTTGGATATGAAAACCAACATATAGAGTTGAGGTGCCGTATAATTGCAGAAATGGTGAATAACAAGGACCAGTATTTGTCTAATCGTAGAAATCACCAATATGCACAGTACACAGAAACATTACTTCCCGCTGATAATTTGAGAATACCAAAGGTTATTGAAGAAATTTTTGAAAGATGTACAATAAAGTTTACTGAGAAATCATCCTGGGGTGAAATGTGGCATCTGATGgctatgtcaaatgttttaggATGTACAATCATATCTGTCTATCCAGATCTTATAGGAACTGTTATGTATCGTAGTCTATATCATAGAAAAGTTGACCCAgaattaaaaagaacaaataagACTATTCACATTATGTGGACAACAACAgtaattaattcaaaatataacagATGGTGGTCTCCAAACCATTTTGTTCCATGtgtattaaagaaaaatgtgcTACAGGCTGGTAACATACCAAGAAGAGGAAAGTTTACCTTAGGAGATTTTTTCCCAAGCATTAGAGTCAAAAAAAGAACTGaagaaataaaggtaaataattGCAAGATTACTCAGCAAAAGAATTAGcacttaataaatataattgttaatttcaagATAAAGAATtacttataaaaacaaaactttcttATTGCAATCCCATTTTTAAGTTTTGAGAAGTGTAAACATGCCCCAAACATTCTTTTCATCCTTTAAATACAACAATCTCCTGTATTCACAGATGTTCACTCCACAAAACCTTCAAAAACTGCTCCCTAGaggattttcaaaataacaaacgaACGAGATTTTAATTgcttataaatt from Mytilus trossulus isolate FHL-02 chromosome 8, PNRI_Mtr1.1.1.hap1, whole genome shotgun sequence includes the following:
- the LOC134680730 gene encoding uncharacterized protein LOC134680730, with amino-acid sequence MEMCIDFDEFFAKYDLGSLKEKFLENEFSSFLALTEVSDDDLKEIGVKAMGKRKQFLAAIKDVTRKSLQVENRIIDVANKSKTEFHQDRIDTVVDIEMPKLSEPKPRSNEPPSKRRLDVQFEEDEFSCTPKKQSGSTSSTPSSSLKNWLVSPINPDKILESKKIHLYTEVEVKKVYGLRRKKMEFMNNKLRELMKDPNIRAKNKTIIMGMAEVSWDHFSAIDAKIDIIQVDSLMKALENRGSKYNEKQTKTIKKDSERLNRAQSDIKVQLHRIKMAKETSYSSEQEKFSRITQNEEELVKMQHELQKATDALRKACGVKILELSQILQSLEEKEAEDSNTFLFSQESTDEEIEENIINDMKNSCEGVNVSDDNE